The following coding sequences lie in one Methanopyrus sp. SNP6 genomic window:
- the rpoB gene encoding DNA-directed RNA polymerase subunit B, with protein MTQVYLNGRLIGYVEDPEEFVEKVRELRREGVLHPRVNIAYHEDLNEVHVNCDRGRVVRPLLVVEDGEVKLTEEHLEKLREGEISWKDLEEEGVIEFLDAEEEENALIAQSLEEFYSMPKEERKKYTHVELDPAAIFGTCCSCIPWPESNSAPRNTMGTNMTRQALGFYAANHPLRMESRGHLLYYPHRPLVKTRGTEAFDYDERPAGQNMIVAVLTYEGYNMEDAIIMNKSAIERGLARSFFFKTFEDEARTYPGGMKDKFCIPEKEVRGYRSEDAYKHLGEDGLAEVGERVEGRDVIIGKTSPPRFLEEFRPEELPAEERRESSTAIRHTDSGIVDSVIITETSDGHKLVKVRIRDERVPELGDKFSSRHGQKGVIGMIVPEEDMPFTEDGITPDLILNPHALPSRETMAHILETLAGKAAALSGKRIDGSAFTSNPKEAYEEIKKMLRELGFEPTGKEVMYDGRTGQKLEAEVFIGVCLYRKLYHMVKDKYHARSRGPVQVLTRQPTEGRAREGGLRFGEMERDDLVAWGTSLFLKERLLDESDKYEAYICPNCGELCYVHAATGKTICPICGEVRADRVEMSYAFKILLDELKSFCMDAVLEVGSLSEREEGEEE; from the coding sequence ATGACCCAGGTGTACCTAAATGGACGACTGATCGGATACGTGGAGGACCCGGAGGAGTTCGTGGAGAAAGTCCGGGAGTTGCGACGGGAAGGTGTATTGCATCCGAGGGTTAACATCGCCTACCACGAGGACCTGAACGAGGTGCACGTAAACTGTGACCGTGGACGCGTGGTCCGTCCGCTACTGGTGGTGGAAGACGGCGAGGTCAAGCTCACTGAGGAGCACCTGGAGAAGCTCCGAGAAGGAGAAATCTCGTGGAAGGACCTAGAGGAGGAAGGCGTCATCGAGTTCTTGGACGCCGAAGAGGAGGAGAACGCGCTCATCGCTCAGTCTCTGGAGGAGTTCTACTCGATGCCTAAGGAGGAGCGGAAGAAGTACACGCACGTGGAATTGGATCCGGCCGCGATATTCGGGACGTGCTGCAGCTGTATCCCATGGCCGGAGTCTAACTCGGCGCCGCGTAACACGATGGGTACGAATATGACACGGCAGGCGCTGGGCTTCTACGCCGCGAACCACCCACTCCGGATGGAGTCCCGAGGTCACCTGCTGTACTACCCGCACCGACCGCTCGTGAAGACCAGGGGCACGGAAGCTTTCGACTACGACGAGCGGCCGGCCGGTCAGAACATGATTGTCGCCGTGCTTACGTACGAGGGTTACAACATGGAGGACGCCATCATCATGAACAAATCCGCGATCGAGCGCGGTCTAGCGAGGTCGTTCTTCTTCAAGACGTTCGAGGACGAAGCACGGACGTATCCGGGTGGGATGAAAGACAAGTTCTGCATCCCGGAGAAGGAAGTGCGAGGATACCGGTCCGAGGACGCGTACAAGCACTTGGGAGAGGATGGATTAGCTGAGGTAGGGGAGCGCGTCGAGGGTCGCGACGTGATCATCGGAAAGACGAGCCCGCCGCGCTTCCTCGAGGAGTTCCGACCGGAGGAATTACCAGCCGAGGAACGGCGTGAGTCCTCCACGGCCATCCGGCACACCGACTCCGGTATCGTAGACTCTGTGATTATCACCGAGACCAGCGACGGGCACAAGCTGGTAAAGGTGAGGATCAGGGACGAACGGGTACCGGAACTAGGTGACAAGTTCTCCTCACGGCACGGTCAGAAAGGAGTCATCGGGATGATCGTCCCGGAGGAGGACATGCCGTTCACCGAGGACGGAATCACGCCGGACCTGATACTCAACCCGCACGCGCTACCGTCACGTGAGACCATGGCACATATCCTGGAGACGCTCGCGGGTAAGGCGGCTGCACTGAGCGGGAAGAGGATCGACGGTTCCGCGTTCACCTCGAACCCGAAGGAGGCTTACGAGGAAATCAAGAAGATGCTCCGAGAGTTGGGGTTCGAGCCCACCGGCAAGGAGGTAATGTACGACGGTCGTACTGGACAGAAGCTCGAGGCAGAGGTCTTCATCGGGGTGTGTCTGTACCGGAAGCTGTATCACATGGTGAAGGACAAGTACCACGCGAGATCGCGCGGTCCGGTGCAGGTACTCACTAGGCAGCCGACGGAAGGAAGGGCCCGAGAGGGTGGTCTCAGATTCGGAGAGATGGAGCGCGATGACCTCGTGGCTTGGGGCACCTCATTGTTCCTGAAAGAGAGACTGCTCGACGAGTCCGACAAGTACGAGGCGTATATCTGCCCAAACTGCGGCGAGCTGTGCTACGTGCACGCCGCGACGGGCAAGACGATCTGTCCAATATGCGGCGAGGTGCGGGCCGACCGCGTCGAGATGTCGTACGCGTTCAAAATACTACTCGACGAGCTGAAGTCGTTCTGCATGGACGCCGTGCTGGAGGTCGGCTCGCTGTCCGAACGGGAGGAGGGTGAGGAGGAATGA
- a CDS encoding AAA family ATPase, giving the protein MIERVRIENLRSHSSTEIEFREGINVLVGPNGAGKTTVLEAITLALFPRTFRSYDHLIREGERRAVVEVVFWGVDGYRYRVRREFYRGGGQRNPRLYRDEGDGWKVIASGRVEDVDREVMNALGGVNRDVFREAVHIGQGEIAKLVEATREERKKIVDRTLGLAEFKKARDRAHDLLREAERSLEYFRERVQELKGSEDELEKVKRELEELERKEKELKPEVEELKERLDELREAKDDFEKLEHERRRLEDKIRSLEERRDDLRKEVEEGREAERELRRLGDIPSKIRELEEEEAELRRRIEELRNLSDDYRSVKNKLESAEKELESVERELKELREETGIDPESLVEFKKEIVEVSERLRDIKSEEDLREELEKIHDELEELKDQEEALRSEYEKIQERLDEIREELKEIEVKREELQERIESLREAEGECPVCLRKLPRERAEKLLHDAERELERLREREGNLRKERRKLEEKLESVKKELESTKEELGRWEERREELVRELEKTEEIKGELSNLSHDLGVKRDRLPELLPELRDLAVRAESLLEDRERRREKVLQLEGKLERILDRFREVIGRTPSDLEDVEGELRSLEEKKDDVERRRREAERELERYRNLEEKVKKAKEAGKRLERIEQEIEDAEEKLKKVKRDLEELRRRYGSRDRLEEEIERVEKEYERARDELSEVRGRLNEMEKRKKELEKQVRRYREAKERKERLERVVEVLSLCKEVFRHSRDVARERVLPAVEREASKILQDLSDRYGSLRIEDDGAVIRVSVPGGHFIEADRMSGGEKIIIGLALRLALAMVGSSFAPFIMLDEPTVHLDAEHRERLAQALRELELGEGRVRQAIVVTHDEELEDAADELWRIENRAGESRVERYSG; this is encoded by the coding sequence CGTAGGTCCGAACGGCGCAGGTAAGACTACTGTACTGGAGGCCATCACTCTAGCGCTTTTCCCGCGTACGTTCCGGAGTTACGACCATCTAATAAGGGAAGGAGAGCGCAGGGCTGTGGTGGAGGTCGTGTTCTGGGGAGTGGACGGGTATCGGTACAGGGTGCGACGAGAGTTCTACCGTGGCGGTGGGCAGAGGAACCCAAGACTGTACAGGGATGAGGGCGACGGGTGGAAAGTCATCGCCTCGGGGCGTGTTGAGGACGTCGACCGTGAGGTCATGAACGCGTTGGGCGGAGTGAACCGGGACGTATTTCGGGAGGCAGTGCACATCGGTCAGGGAGAGATCGCGAAGCTCGTGGAAGCGACGAGAGAGGAAAGGAAGAAGATCGTCGACAGGACGCTCGGGTTAGCGGAGTTCAAGAAGGCCCGTGATCGGGCACACGACTTACTCCGGGAGGCAGAGAGGAGTCTCGAGTACTTCAGAGAGCGGGTCCAGGAATTAAAAGGGTCGGAGGACGAGCTCGAGAAAGTGAAGCGGGAGCTCGAAGAGCTGGAACGGAAGGAGAAGGAGTTGAAGCCCGAGGTCGAGGAGCTGAAGGAGCGGTTGGACGAACTGCGAGAGGCGAAGGATGATTTCGAAAAGCTGGAGCACGAACGACGGCGACTGGAAGACAAGATCAGGAGCCTGGAGGAGAGACGTGACGATCTACGGAAGGAGGTCGAAGAGGGGAGGGAAGCCGAAAGGGAGCTTCGGAGACTGGGTGACATCCCGTCCAAAATACGTGAGCTCGAGGAAGAGGAGGCGGAACTACGGAGACGCATCGAGGAGCTGAGGAACCTCAGTGATGATTACCGCAGTGTCAAGAACAAGTTGGAATCCGCCGAGAAGGAACTGGAAAGTGTGGAACGGGAGCTCAAGGAGTTAAGGGAGGAGACCGGGATCGACCCGGAGAGTCTGGTGGAGTTCAAAAAGGAGATCGTGGAGGTCTCGGAACGGTTACGCGACATTAAGAGTGAGGAGGATCTCAGGGAGGAGTTGGAGAAGATACACGACGAGTTGGAAGAGTTGAAAGATCAGGAGGAAGCGCTGCGGAGCGAGTATGAGAAAATCCAAGAGCGTCTCGACGAGATTCGAGAGGAGCTGAAGGAAATCGAGGTGAAAAGAGAGGAACTACAGGAGCGTATCGAGAGTCTCAGGGAAGCCGAGGGCGAGTGTCCAGTCTGCCTCAGGAAACTGCCACGAGAGCGGGCCGAGAAGTTGCTGCACGATGCGGAGAGGGAGCTCGAACGTCTTCGGGAACGTGAGGGAAATCTACGTAAGGAACGGAGGAAACTGGAGGAAAAGCTCGAATCGGTGAAGAAGGAGTTGGAGAGCACAAAGGAGGAACTGGGTCGTTGGGAGGAGCGTCGTGAGGAGCTAGTAAGGGAGTTGGAGAAGACAGAGGAAATCAAAGGCGAACTATCAAACTTGTCGCACGATCTGGGTGTGAAAAGAGATCGACTACCCGAGTTGCTACCCGAGTTGCGCGATCTGGCCGTGAGAGCTGAAAGTCTTCTGGAGGACCGAGAGCGTCGGCGCGAGAAGGTTCTCCAACTGGAAGGTAAATTGGAACGTATACTGGACCGTTTCAGAGAGGTAATCGGAAGAACGCCGAGCGATTTGGAAGACGTCGAAGGGGAGTTACGGAGCCTCGAAGAGAAGAAGGATGACGTGGAGCGGAGACGTCGAGAGGCGGAGAGGGAGCTCGAACGTTACCGTAATCTGGAAGAGAAGGTGAAGAAGGCCAAAGAAGCCGGAAAGAGGTTAGAGAGGATCGAACAGGAGATCGAAGACGCCGAGGAAAAGTTGAAGAAAGTGAAGCGTGATCTGGAGGAGCTACGGAGGCGATACGGGTCCCGGGATAGATTGGAAGAGGAGATCGAGAGGGTGGAAAAGGAGTACGAAAGAGCCAGGGATGAACTCAGTGAGGTCAGAGGAAGGTTGAATGAGATGGAAAAACGTAAGAAAGAGTTGGAGAAACAGGTGCGGAGGTACCGAGAGGCGAAGGAGCGCAAGGAGAGGTTGGAGCGAGTCGTGGAGGTGCTCAGTCTCTGCAAGGAGGTGTTCAGACATTCCCGTGACGTCGCCAGAGAGAGGGTGCTACCCGCCGTAGAGCGGGAGGCTTCGAAGATCTTGCAGGATCTCTCGGACCGGTATGGATCGTTGAGGATCGAGGATGACGGGGCCGTGATACGTGTCTCCGTGCCAGGTGGTCATTTCATAGAGGCCGACCGAATGAGTGGTGGGGAAAAAATTATAATCGGGCTGGCGCTGCGCCTGGCGCTCGCCATGGTGGGATCGAGCTTCGCTCCATTCATAATGTTAGACGAACCGACGGTGCACTTGGACGCGGAACACCGGGAGCGATTAGCGCAAGCCTTAAGAGAGTTGGAGCTAGGTGAGGGGCGCGTACGCCAGGCCATCGTCGTCACCCACGACGAAGAGCTCGAGGACGCCGCGGACGAGCTTTGGAGGATAGAGAACCGGGCCGGTGAATCCCGAGTAGAACGGTACTCCGGGTAA
- a CDS encoding DNA-directed RNA polymerase subunit H gives MAERLDPDVVLNHVLVPKHEVIDDEEEIEKILEELGVEKDDLPRIHTNDPVVVALSEKLGKRIKPGSLIKIVRDSPTAGKTVVYRVVINPPE, from the coding sequence ATGGCGGAGCGGTTGGATCCGGACGTGGTGTTGAATCACGTGCTCGTGCCGAAGCACGAGGTCATCGACGACGAGGAGGAGATCGAGAAGATACTGGAGGAGCTCGGAGTGGAGAAAGACGACTTGCCGAGGATCCACACGAACGACCCAGTGGTCGTGGCGCTAAGCGAGAAACTCGGCAAGCGGATCAAGCCTGGGAGTCTGATCAAAATCGTCCGGGACAGTCCGACCGCCGGTAAGACCGTGGTGTACCGGGTCGTGATCAACCCACCCGAATAG
- a CDS encoding DNA-directed RNA polymerase subunit B'', which yields MAEPVKSLSEEDYLALLEGYLRRNEELLGDVKTHPLIAHHFMSYHWLIDEGLQQLIEQMEPIEPEVEGASYRIEFERIEVGEPSSIEPDGARRKIYPMEARLRNMLYSAPLYTEIVMYEDGEEVERDSVYVGELPVMVRSKVCNTYDLSEEELIEVGEDPKDPGGYFIINGSERVLVSLEDIAPNRLVNEKIRERGVLDEVRSRVYSRGERYRGPVDVIDRKGHLVVDMPAVYRKFPVVILLRALGLTEEEIMEGVGPEFATIMAEQMRVLVKEEIGSQEDALEYIGRLSRPDESRKERIQRGKEVLAKYFLPHIAEVDDLDDDEKLKEVFRKKADEVLKMVREVLELKYRKVKVKSVRDRDHYANKRIKLAGDLLYEAYEYAFQQLAREMRYQFERAYSRGREPTIRYIVRPDKVTDHIRSCMSTGTWRTGHYRPRTGVSQILERHTWMSTMSHLRRIRAATELGVGKWSIPKEARYLHPTHMGRLCPNETPEGANCGAIKNLALYAEVVHEDADEDEVIEILEEIGLETE from the coding sequence ATGGCCGAGCCCGTCAAGTCTCTGAGTGAGGAGGATTATCTGGCGTTATTGGAAGGCTATTTACGTAGGAACGAGGAACTCCTTGGTGATGTAAAGACACACCCTCTCATCGCCCATCACTTCATGTCTTATCACTGGCTGATAGACGAGGGTCTACAACAGCTGATTGAGCAGATGGAACCGATCGAACCGGAGGTGGAGGGAGCCAGCTATCGGATCGAGTTCGAGAGGATTGAGGTGGGAGAACCCTCCTCGATAGAGCCAGACGGCGCGCGCCGGAAGATCTACCCCATGGAAGCTCGCCTGAGAAACATGCTCTACTCAGCGCCACTGTACACGGAGATCGTGATGTACGAGGACGGGGAGGAGGTCGAGCGGGACAGCGTCTACGTCGGCGAGCTACCTGTAATGGTCCGGTCGAAGGTATGTAACACCTACGACCTGTCGGAGGAGGAGCTGATCGAGGTCGGCGAGGATCCGAAGGACCCTGGCGGTTACTTCATCATCAACGGGTCGGAACGCGTGTTGGTGTCCCTGGAAGATATCGCACCGAACCGGTTGGTGAACGAGAAGATCAGGGAGCGTGGTGTGCTGGATGAGGTTCGCTCCCGGGTATACTCTCGGGGTGAGCGGTACCGAGGTCCCGTAGACGTCATCGACCGGAAAGGTCACTTGGTCGTTGACATGCCGGCCGTGTACCGGAAATTCCCAGTGGTGATCCTGCTGCGGGCGCTGGGGCTGACCGAAGAGGAGATCATGGAGGGCGTCGGTCCCGAGTTCGCCACGATCATGGCGGAGCAGATGAGAGTACTCGTGAAGGAGGAGATCGGCAGTCAAGAGGACGCACTGGAGTACATCGGCAGGTTGTCGAGACCGGACGAGAGTCGTAAGGAGAGGATCCAGCGGGGTAAGGAGGTACTGGCTAAATACTTCCTACCGCACATCGCCGAGGTCGACGACCTGGACGACGATGAGAAGCTGAAGGAGGTCTTCCGGAAGAAAGCCGACGAAGTACTCAAGATGGTACGTGAGGTGCTAGAGCTGAAGTACCGGAAGGTCAAGGTGAAGAGCGTACGCGACCGCGACCACTACGCGAACAAACGGATCAAGCTGGCGGGAGACCTCCTGTACGAGGCTTACGAATACGCGTTCCAGCAGCTGGCCCGCGAGATGAGGTACCAGTTCGAACGCGCGTACTCCCGGGGTCGCGAGCCCACCATCCGGTACATCGTGCGTCCGGACAAGGTCACGGACCACATCCGCAGCTGTATGTCGACCGGCACCTGGAGGACGGGCCACTACCGGCCAAGAACCGGAGTCTCACAGATTCTCGAACGACATACCTGGATGTCCACCATGTCGCACCTGCGGAGGATCAGAGCCGCTACGGAGCTAGGTGTGGGTAAGTGGTCGATCCCGAAGGAGGCCCGTTACCTGCACCCGACACACATGGGTCGGTTGTGCCCGAACGAGACCCCAGAGGGAGCCAATTGTGGTGCGATCAAAAACCTGGCCCTGTACGCCGAGGTCGTCCATGAAGACGCGGATGAGGATGAGGTGATCGAGATCTTGGAGGAAATCGGGCTCGAAACCGAGTAA
- a CDS encoding DNA-directed RNA polymerase subunit A' → MTHVEGPRVQDPPKYVKRILFGILPPDKIRKMSKVEVTSPETYDEDGYPIEGGVMDTRMGVIDPGLRCRTCGQPAGRCPGHFGHIELARPVLHPRYAERIKDVLRATCPECGRVKLPEDEIESYLREVREGIRPVKSVAAEVVDRAEKRESCPHCGAESRKITYQKPTTIMMDDERLWPVDIRAWLEKIPDGDVEILGFHPERARPEWAVLTVLPVPPVTMRPSIILETGERAEDDLTHKLVDIVRVNLRLKESLEAGAPEPIIEDQWDLLQYHVTTYIDNEIGGVPVARHRTGGKPLKGIVQRLKGKEGRFRQNLAGKRVNFSARSVITPDPELDPFTLGVPEAIAKELTVPERVTEWNIDRLRKLVLNGPNKHPGANYVVKRDGSRIRVTDENKEKLAEELEPGDVVERHLMDGDPVMFNRQPTLHIQSELGFRVKVMPGRTFRLPAACYMGVGFNADFDGDEMNLHVPQSEEARAEVRELMGCYVYHLWPPKNGHEDVRNSPIHEAIVGIHLLSRAWIPLREAYQLLEEVKKEGDWFKPTEVKLKPEAKYRRGFEEEIHELEFVCGQPRKGEPLVTGRQLLSVFLPDWMDGVELENAVCPDDEEHGKVVIEKGRIVRGFLDEKTVHGIMTEIVHRYATRKIAKGESYPWFEAAEITLRIMDKIGRLGLRFVTRYGFTLGIDEFEDIYERFRDKVERLCDEAAKEAKEIIERGERRLRELEEYETCNRSRIERGEMLERNVESEVMAILNQPRVETERLLEKHRDLFNPAYIMPESGARGSITNIARMALIGGQQAVMGERPHRAKHNTEHIMEKIVNYSYTDRVTPHFEKSLIPGVKEGGFVRSGFFEGLDMVEYFLHAMSGREGLIDKGFRTADSGYLHRRYVTTALDLIVDSEGRVRDSANNVIQLTYGEDGIDPAKKWGLNLDVGKALEVVKEVVLEEEEEE, encoded by the coding sequence ATGACCCATGTGGAAGGACCTCGAGTTCAAGATCCACCCAAGTACGTGAAGCGCATCCTGTTCGGAATTCTACCGCCCGACAAAATCCGTAAGATGTCCAAGGTCGAGGTAACGAGCCCGGAGACGTACGACGAGGACGGGTACCCGATCGAGGGAGGCGTGATGGACACCAGGATGGGCGTCATCGATCCCGGCCTCAGGTGTCGGACGTGCGGTCAGCCGGCCGGTCGCTGCCCAGGTCATTTCGGTCATATAGAACTCGCCCGCCCGGTCCTGCACCCCAGGTACGCGGAGAGGATTAAGGACGTACTGCGGGCCACATGCCCGGAGTGTGGGAGGGTTAAGCTACCGGAGGACGAGATCGAAAGTTACCTCCGGGAGGTCAGGGAGGGGATCAGGCCCGTCAAGTCGGTTGCGGCGGAGGTGGTAGACCGGGCCGAAAAGCGTGAATCGTGCCCGCACTGCGGCGCCGAGTCCAGGAAGATCACGTATCAGAAACCCACGACGATCATGATGGACGACGAACGGCTGTGGCCCGTAGACATACGAGCGTGGCTAGAGAAGATCCCGGATGGGGACGTCGAAATCCTCGGTTTCCATCCGGAACGGGCTAGACCGGAGTGGGCAGTCCTGACTGTCCTGCCGGTACCGCCTGTGACCATGAGGCCTTCGATCATCCTGGAAACTGGCGAACGTGCCGAGGACGACCTGACGCATAAGCTCGTGGATATCGTCCGGGTAAACCTTAGGCTGAAGGAGTCACTCGAGGCGGGTGCCCCCGAGCCGATTATCGAGGACCAATGGGATCTGCTACAGTATCACGTTACCACGTACATCGATAACGAGATCGGAGGAGTACCAGTCGCCAGGCACCGGACCGGCGGCAAGCCGCTGAAGGGTATTGTGCAGCGATTGAAGGGTAAGGAAGGTCGGTTCAGGCAGAATCTGGCAGGTAAACGTGTCAACTTCTCGGCTAGATCCGTCATCACACCAGATCCTGAGCTCGATCCGTTTACACTGGGTGTTCCCGAAGCCATCGCCAAGGAGCTCACAGTCCCGGAGCGGGTCACCGAGTGGAACATCGACAGACTCCGGAAGTTGGTACTCAACGGTCCGAACAAGCACCCGGGAGCCAACTATGTGGTCAAGCGGGATGGGAGCCGGATCAGAGTTACTGATGAAAACAAGGAGAAGCTCGCGGAAGAGTTAGAGCCTGGAGACGTCGTCGAGCGCCACCTAATGGACGGAGATCCAGTGATGTTCAACCGACAACCGACGCTGCACATCCAGTCGGAGCTCGGCTTCCGCGTGAAGGTGATGCCCGGCAGGACGTTCAGACTTCCAGCGGCGTGTTATATGGGGGTGGGGTTCAACGCGGATTTCGACGGCGACGAGATGAACCTGCACGTGCCACAGTCCGAGGAGGCCCGAGCCGAGGTCAGAGAGTTGATGGGTTGCTACGTGTACCACCTATGGCCACCTAAGAACGGGCACGAGGACGTCCGTAACAGTCCCATCCACGAGGCGATCGTCGGTATCCACCTGCTGTCGAGGGCGTGGATACCGCTAAGGGAGGCCTACCAGCTCCTGGAAGAGGTGAAGAAGGAGGGTGACTGGTTCAAGCCCACGGAGGTGAAGCTAAAGCCAGAGGCGAAGTACCGGCGCGGGTTTGAGGAGGAGATACACGAGCTAGAGTTCGTTTGCGGGCAGCCCAGGAAAGGTGAGCCGCTCGTAACCGGACGACAGCTGCTGAGTGTTTTCCTGCCGGACTGGATGGACGGAGTGGAGCTGGAGAATGCTGTCTGTCCGGACGACGAGGAGCACGGTAAAGTAGTGATTGAGAAGGGGCGCATCGTGCGTGGGTTCCTGGACGAGAAGACCGTCCACGGTATCATGACCGAGATCGTCCACCGTTACGCGACTAGGAAGATAGCGAAGGGTGAGTCGTACCCGTGGTTCGAGGCCGCTGAGATCACACTGAGGATAATGGATAAGATCGGTCGACTCGGTCTCCGGTTCGTGACGAGATACGGGTTCACGCTAGGTATAGACGAGTTCGAGGATATCTACGAGAGGTTCCGGGACAAGGTGGAGCGGCTGTGCGACGAAGCTGCTAAGGAGGCGAAGGAGATCATCGAGCGGGGCGAGCGGAGACTCCGGGAGCTCGAGGAGTACGAGACCTGCAACCGGAGCCGGATCGAGCGCGGCGAGATGTTAGAGAGAAATGTCGAGAGTGAAGTCATGGCCATCCTAAACCAGCCGCGAGTGGAAACCGAGAGACTACTGGAGAAGCACCGTGACCTGTTCAACCCGGCGTACATCATGCCGGAGTCAGGTGCGCGTGGAAGTATCACTAACATCGCGAGGATGGCCCTGATCGGCGGTCAGCAGGCCGTGATGGGTGAGCGTCCACATCGGGCGAAGCACAACACGGAGCACATCATGGAGAAGATCGTGAACTACTCGTACACGGATCGCGTTACACCGCACTTCGAGAAGAGCCTCATCCCGGGTGTGAAGGAGGGAGGATTCGTCCGTTCCGGCTTCTTCGAAGGTCTTGACATGGTCGAATATTTCCTACACGCGATGAGCGGTCGGGAGGGACTCATAGACAAGGGCTTCAGAACGGCGGACTCGGGCTATCTACACCGACGCTATGTGACTACCGCTCTGGACCTGATCGTGGACTCAGAAGGGCGCGTGCGCGACAGCGCCAACAACGTCATCCAGCTGACGTACGGTGAAGACGGCATCGATCCCGCCAAGAAGTGGGGCTTGAATCTAGACGTCGGGAAGGCGCTGGAGGTAGTGAAGGAAGTGGTACTGGAAGAAGAGGAAGAAGAGTAG